Proteins from one Cryptomeria japonica chromosome 4, Sugi_1.0, whole genome shotgun sequence genomic window:
- the LOC131047905 gene encoding abscisic acid 8'-hydroxylase CYP707A2 isoform X2, whose product MMEFSLSILIWCVVVCVLLRLWRRYKEFVRWKVLQLPPGTMGWPYVGETFKLYSQNPNVFFADKQKRYGDIFKTHILGCPCVMIARPESAKFVLASQAHLFKPTFPASKERMLGPQALFFHQGDYHAQLRKLVKLSFLPEANRQIVPDIEARALLALHSWEDRTLNTFHEMKRFSFDVAFVSIFGRHDVLEKEEIKQYYNTLEKGYNSMPLNLPGTLFHKAMKARKQLSKILSKIICERKSSSCSHEGLLETMMRSSEQPLSDSKIADNIIGVIFAAHDTTASVLTWVIKYLTDNAPLLEAVTAEQEAILGEKGGEKRGKQGYLTWADTKQMPLTSRVIQETLRMASILSFTFREAVEDVEYKGYLIPKGWKVMPLFRNIHHSPEFFPDPQMFDPSRFEVPHKPNTFLPFGNGAHSCPGRELAKLEILILLHHLTTKYRWDVVGPDNGIQYGPFPVPMQGLPLKLSRKNCRQ is encoded by the exons ATGATGGAGTTTTCTTTATCAATTCTGATCTGGTGTGTGGTGGTCTGTGTGTTACTTCGTTTATGGCGGCGTTATAAGGAGTTCGTGAGATGGAAAGTGCTGCAATTGCCTCCAGGCACCATGGGATGGCCTTATGTAGGAGAGACTTTTAAGCTTTACTCTCAGAATCCAAACGTTTTCTTCGCTGATAAACAAAAAAG GTATGGCGATATTTTTAAGACGCATATTCTGGGATGCCCTTGCGTAATGATCGCGAGGCCAGAGTCGGCTAAATTCGTGCTGGCCAGCCAAGCCCATCTGTTTAAGCCCACTTTTCCAGCGAGTAAGGAGAGAATGTTGGGGCCTCAGGCGCTCTTTTTCCACCAGGGCGACTACCATGCACAGCTTAGAAAGCTTGTCAAACTCTCTTTCCTTCCGGAGGCCAATCGCCAGATTGTTCCCGACATTGAAGCTCGTGCTCTGCTTGCCCTGCATTCGTGGGAGGACCGTACTCTCAACACGTTCCACGAAATGAAACGG TTTTCTTTTGATGTGGCATTCGTTTCCATATTTGGTCGCCACGATGTGTTGGAAAAAGAGGAGATTAAGCAGTATTACAACACGCTTGAGAAGGGATACAACTCCATGCCCCTCAACCTTCCCGGAACTCTATTTCACAAAGCCAtgaag GCGAGGAAACAACTGAGCAAAATTTTGAGCAAAATCATTTGTGAGAGAAAGTCGTCCTCCTGCTCTCACGAGGGTTTGCTGGAGACCATGATGAGAAGCTCCGAGCAGCCTCTTTCGGATAGCAAGATTGCAGACAATATAATAGGCGTTATATTTGCTGCACACGATACAACTGCCAGCGTATTGACATGGGTTATCAAGTACCTCACGGACAACGCTCCACTCCTCGAAGCCGTCACG GCTGAACAGGAGGCTATCCTAGGAGAAAAAGGTGGAGAAAAGCGGGGAAAACAAGGGTATCTAACATGGGCTGACACCAAGCAAATGCCTTTAACTTCGAGG GTGATTCAGGAGACGCTAAGAATGGCCTCAATTTTGTCTTTCACCTTTAGAGAAGCAGTTGAAGATGTGGAGTACAAAG GTTATCTCATTCCCAAAGGATGGAAAGTTATGCCGCTGTTTCGCAACATTCACCACAGTCCAGAATTTTTCCCGGACCCCCAAATGTTCGACCCCTCGCGGTTTGAG GTGCCTCACAAGCCCAACACGTTTCTCCCCTTTGGAAATGGAGCTCACTCGTGTCCAGGCAGAGAGCTAGCAAAGCTGGAGATTCTTATCCTCCTTCACCATCTTACCACAAAATATCG GTGGGATGTTGTGGGGCCTGATAATGGAATTCAATATGGGCCCTTCCCTGTTCCAATGCAAGGCCTTCCTCTGAAGCTCAGCCGCAAGAATTGTAGACAATGA
- the LOC131047905 gene encoding abscisic acid 8'-hydroxylase CYP707A2 isoform X1, which translates to MMEFSLSILIWCVVVCVLLRLWRRYKEFVRWKVLQLPPGTMGWPYVGETFKLYSQNPNVFFADKQKRYGDIFKTHILGCPCVMIARPESAKFVLASQAHLFKPTFPASKERMLGPQALFFHQGDYHAQLRKLVKLSFLPEANRQIVPDIEARALLALHSWEDRTLNTFHEMKRVCTFYNIGLFTLMFLLSPPSLFCLLLLQFSFDVAFVSIFGRHDVLEKEEIKQYYNTLEKGYNSMPLNLPGTLFHKAMKARKQLSKILSKIICERKSSSCSHEGLLETMMRSSEQPLSDSKIADNIIGVIFAAHDTTASVLTWVIKYLTDNAPLLEAVTAEQEAILGEKGGEKRGKQGYLTWADTKQMPLTSRVIQETLRMASILSFTFREAVEDVEYKGYLIPKGWKVMPLFRNIHHSPEFFPDPQMFDPSRFEVPHKPNTFLPFGNGAHSCPGRELAKLEILILLHHLTTKYRWDVVGPDNGIQYGPFPVPMQGLPLKLSRKNCRQ; encoded by the exons ATGATGGAGTTTTCTTTATCAATTCTGATCTGGTGTGTGGTGGTCTGTGTGTTACTTCGTTTATGGCGGCGTTATAAGGAGTTCGTGAGATGGAAAGTGCTGCAATTGCCTCCAGGCACCATGGGATGGCCTTATGTAGGAGAGACTTTTAAGCTTTACTCTCAGAATCCAAACGTTTTCTTCGCTGATAAACAAAAAAG GTATGGCGATATTTTTAAGACGCATATTCTGGGATGCCCTTGCGTAATGATCGCGAGGCCAGAGTCGGCTAAATTCGTGCTGGCCAGCCAAGCCCATCTGTTTAAGCCCACTTTTCCAGCGAGTAAGGAGAGAATGTTGGGGCCTCAGGCGCTCTTTTTCCACCAGGGCGACTACCATGCACAGCTTAGAAAGCTTGTCAAACTCTCTTTCCTTCCGGAGGCCAATCGCCAGATTGTTCCCGACATTGAAGCTCGTGCTCTGCTTGCCCTGCATTCGTGGGAGGACCGTACTCTCAACACGTTCCACGAAATGAAACGGGTTTGTACTTTCTATAACATTGGCTTATTTACTCTGATGTTTCTGCTTTCTCCTCCTTCACTCTTTTGCCTTTTGCTGCTGCAGTTTTCTTTTGATGTGGCATTCGTTTCCATATTTGGTCGCCACGATGTGTTGGAAAAAGAGGAGATTAAGCAGTATTACAACACGCTTGAGAAGGGATACAACTCCATGCCCCTCAACCTTCCCGGAACTCTATTTCACAAAGCCAtgaag GCGAGGAAACAACTGAGCAAAATTTTGAGCAAAATCATTTGTGAGAGAAAGTCGTCCTCCTGCTCTCACGAGGGTTTGCTGGAGACCATGATGAGAAGCTCCGAGCAGCCTCTTTCGGATAGCAAGATTGCAGACAATATAATAGGCGTTATATTTGCTGCACACGATACAACTGCCAGCGTATTGACATGGGTTATCAAGTACCTCACGGACAACGCTCCACTCCTCGAAGCCGTCACG GCTGAACAGGAGGCTATCCTAGGAGAAAAAGGTGGAGAAAAGCGGGGAAAACAAGGGTATCTAACATGGGCTGACACCAAGCAAATGCCTTTAACTTCGAGG GTGATTCAGGAGACGCTAAGAATGGCCTCAATTTTGTCTTTCACCTTTAGAGAAGCAGTTGAAGATGTGGAGTACAAAG GTTATCTCATTCCCAAAGGATGGAAAGTTATGCCGCTGTTTCGCAACATTCACCACAGTCCAGAATTTTTCCCGGACCCCCAAATGTTCGACCCCTCGCGGTTTGAG GTGCCTCACAAGCCCAACACGTTTCTCCCCTTTGGAAATGGAGCTCACTCGTGTCCAGGCAGAGAGCTAGCAAAGCTGGAGATTCTTATCCTCCTTCACCATCTTACCACAAAATATCG GTGGGATGTTGTGGGGCCTGATAATGGAATTCAATATGGGCCCTTCCCTGTTCCAATGCAAGGCCTTCCTCTGAAGCTCAGCCGCAAGAATTGTAGACAATGA